In the genome of Pangasianodon hypophthalmus isolate fPanHyp1 chromosome 23, fPanHyp1.pri, whole genome shotgun sequence, one region contains:
- the s1pr2 gene encoding sphingosine 1-phosphate receptor 2 — MDTPTKCIVDPTKSKYSQYYNSSLIKLHYVCAKNLSQQDLLERERLRDGPSSLNIIFIIICSIIILENLMVLTAVFRNKKFHSAMFFFIGNLAFSDLLAGSAYIANIFLSGPRTFELKPVQWFIREGTVFIALSASVFSLLAIAIERYIAITKVKVYGSNKTCRMFLLIGACWVTSILLGGLPILGWNCINNLTECSAVLPLNSRRYICFVVTIFSVILLSIVILYVRIYLIVRSSHQETTNSASYALLKTVTIVLGVFIVCWLPAFSILLLDTSCSMSSCPILNQADIFFGIATLNSALNPLIYTLRSKDMRREFLRVLCCWGLLQSGRPAERCLIQLKSSSSMDHCTSKHEHQTTPIMQDCTTCV, encoded by the coding sequence ATGGATACCCCAACAAAATGCATTGTAGACCCAACAAAGAGCAAGTACTCTCAGTACTACAACTCAAGCCTCATCAAATTGCACTATGTCTGTGCCAAGAACTTGAGCCAGCAGGACTTACTCGAGCGCGAAAGGCTCAGAGATGGACCCAGCTCACTAAACATCATCTTCATAATCATCTGCAGCATCATAATTCTGGAGAACCTGATGGTACTCACTGCTGTTTTCCGAAACAAAAAGTTCCACTCAGCCATGTTCTTCTTCATTGGGAATCTAGCGTTCTCAGATCTGCTGGCTGGCTCGGCTTACATAGCCAATATATTTCTATCTGGCCCAAGGACTTTTGAGCTAAAGCCTGTGCAGTGGTTCATAAGAGAAGGGACTGTTTTTATTGCATTGTCTGCATCAGTGTTCAGTCTGCTTGCCATTGCTATAGAGCGTTACATTGCCATAACTAAAGTCAAGGTTTACGGCTCCAATAAGACCTGCCGCATGTTCCTGCTTATTGGAGCATGCTGGGTTACCTCGATCCTTCTTGGAGGACTTCCCATTTTAGGCTGGAACTGCATCAACAATCTGACCGAGTGCTCGGCTGTCCTGCCTCTCAACTCTAGGCGCTACATCTGCTTTGTGGTGACCATCTTCAGTGTCATCCTGCTCTCCATTGTCATCCTGTATGTCCGCATCTACCTGATCGTCCGTTCCAGCCACCAGGAAACCACTAACTCGGCTTCCTACGCCCTGCTCAAGACTGTCACAATTGTCTTaggtgtgtttattgtgtgctgGCTGCCCGCCTTCAGCATCCTGCTCCTTGATACCTCGTGCAGCATGTCCTCCTGCCCCATCCTCAACCAGGCCGACATCTTCTTCGGGATCGCCACCTTGAACTCAGCACTGAACCCGCTGATCTACACGCTGCGCAGTAAGGACATGCGGCGGGAGTTCTTGCGCGTGCTGTGCTGCTGGGGGCTCCTCCAGAGCGGCCGGCCCGCGGAACGCTGCTTGATACAGCTCAAGAGCTCAAGCTCGATGGACCACTGCACCAGCAAACATGAACATCAGACCACTCCCATCATGCAGGACTGTACAACTTGTGTTTGA